A single Pararhizobium sp. A13 DNA region contains:
- a CDS encoding type IV secretory system conjugative DNA transfer family protein, producing the protein MNRTYLAAYLLFCCLIAVAVWVLSYAVILQLVYEDGRVLQLTVTANPFTPFQQLMRYSDNRPLQIAAVGALLPAMMMASAAAAFGLQRPSNPLGDAAFQDVASIRRGRWFRKDGHILGRLGRKILRRRDDRHHLVIGPTRSGKGVCYVIPNALTFPGSMIVTDLKGEIFQHTAGYRKSNGHQVFLFSPGAKKTHRWNPLDFVRQDRGSRTIDIQNMASILIPETIGSENAVWQGTAQQVIAGVISYVLESTRYKNRRNLGEVNSILNAGVDLQGLMKLIKEKEPDLSRFTTDSFNAYIALNERAARSALLDIQKAMQPFRNERVIAATNVTDIDLASMRRRPVSIYLAPNISDVTLLRPLLTLFVQQSMDLLTREFDPGALPAYFLLDEFRQLKKMDEIMNKLPYVAGYNIKIAFVIQDLKNLDEIYGETSRHSLLGNCGLQLILGANDQATAEYASRALGKKTIRYKSESRTLERMGLPRRTKVEQIRERDLMMPQEVRQMPEDRMILLVEGQRPIFAGKLRYHEVGPFKMAAQVSLENKPVVPETEFVPSLPVPATEAEYGGSPRSIGTDVTPITTATSADIVPLMIARSLPVSSRVRKFPGSDGNAAAEGGREEAALYRSTGVEAQLKPTAERLREVVESTLAQAPGLSARDRRSIAEILNQTVPDPVEIGLA; encoded by the coding sequence ATGAACAGGACCTATCTGGCGGCCTATCTGCTCTTTTGTTGCCTCATCGCGGTTGCGGTGTGGGTGCTGAGCTACGCTGTCATCCTGCAGCTCGTCTACGAGGATGGTCGAGTGCTTCAGTTGACGGTGACCGCAAATCCGTTCACGCCTTTCCAACAGCTCATGCGCTATTCCGACAATCGGCCTCTGCAGATCGCGGCCGTTGGTGCACTATTGCCGGCAATGATGATGGCGAGCGCTGCAGCCGCCTTTGGTCTTCAGAGACCCTCCAACCCGCTCGGCGACGCCGCGTTCCAGGACGTCGCCTCGATCCGGCGGGGGAGGTGGTTTCGAAAAGATGGACATATATTGGGACGGCTCGGCCGCAAGATTCTACGACGGCGGGACGATCGGCATCATCTCGTCATCGGCCCGACGCGCTCTGGAAAGGGCGTTTGCTATGTCATCCCCAACGCACTGACCTTTCCGGGATCCATGATCGTCACTGATCTCAAGGGCGAGATCTTCCAGCATACGGCTGGCTATAGAAAGTCGAATGGCCATCAGGTCTTTCTGTTCTCGCCGGGCGCGAAGAAGACGCATCGATGGAACCCGCTTGACTTTGTCCGGCAAGATCGCGGAAGCCGCACGATCGATATCCAGAATATGGCGAGCATCCTCATTCCCGAGACCATCGGCTCGGAAAACGCGGTGTGGCAAGGGACTGCGCAACAGGTCATCGCCGGTGTCATCAGCTACGTGCTGGAAAGCACCCGCTACAAGAACCGGCGCAATCTTGGCGAGGTCAACAGCATCTTGAATGCAGGCGTCGATTTGCAGGGGCTGATGAAGTTGATCAAGGAGAAGGAACCCGACCTTTCCAGATTCACGACCGACAGCTTCAACGCCTATATCGCCCTGAACGAGCGAGCCGCGCGATCAGCACTCCTGGATATCCAGAAGGCGATGCAGCCGTTTCGCAATGAGCGGGTGATTGCGGCAACCAACGTGACCGACATCGACCTTGCATCGATGCGCCGTAGGCCGGTGTCGATCTACCTTGCCCCGAATATCAGCGACGTCACCCTCTTGCGGCCGCTCCTCACCCTGTTCGTACAGCAGAGCATGGATCTGCTTACGCGTGAATTTGATCCGGGCGCCCTGCCCGCCTATTTCCTCCTCGACGAGTTTCGGCAGCTGAAGAAAATGGACGAGATCATGAACAAGCTGCCCTACGTGGCCGGCTACAACATCAAAATAGCCTTCGTCATTCAGGATCTCAAAAACCTCGACGAGATCTATGGTGAGACATCACGCCATTCCTTGCTCGGCAATTGCGGTTTGCAGCTTATTCTTGGTGCCAACGACCAGGCCACGGCCGAGTATGCCTCCCGCGCGCTTGGCAAGAAAACCATCCGGTACAAATCCGAATCCCGCACGCTGGAACGGATGGGCCTTCCGCGTCGAACAAAAGTCGAGCAAATTCGCGAACGTGACCTGATGATGCCACAGGAAGTGCGACAGATGCCGGAGGATCGCATGATTCTTCTGGTCGAAGGTCAGCGGCCGATATTCGCAGGCAAGCTCAGATATCATGAAGTCGGCCCGTTTAAGATGGCGGCACAAGTATCCCTCGAAAACAAGCCCGTCGTTCCAGAGACGGAATTTGTTCCCTCGCTTCCAGTGCCGGCAACCGAAGCGGAGTACGGTGGCTCTCCACGTTCGATCGGGACCGACGTAACACCGATCACGACAGCGACCAGTGCCGATATTGTGCCTTTAATGATCGCCAGGAGTTTGCCCGTGAGCTCTCGCGTTCGGAAATTTCCCGGCAGCGACGGCAATGCCGCAGCGGAAGGCGGCCGCGAGGAAGCAGCACTTTACCGCAGCACGGGGGTAGAGGCCCAGTTAAAACCGACCGCAGAGCGTTTGCGTGAAGTGGTCGAATCGACGTTGGCTCAAGCCCCAGGTCTTTCAGCGCGCGACCGCCGGAGTATTGCTGAAATTCTCAACCAAACAGTTCCGGACCCGGTTGAAATAGGTCTTGCATAG
- a CDS encoding cobalamin biosynthesis protein CobT, whose translation MSYFFKKLSGFFISGQETKKVEQNNLGYHVFTREFDVVVHSYELDSILGRLPANKKNDYFEAWHTFENALQKWRIKAHIAGLEASCEIRAEKSPEALENTLVTILVDHSGSMAGQSILLTAATCDVTMDFLSLLGVQYEVLGFTTVGWKGGKSRELWERQNRPAAPGRLADTLHIIYKSAKLPGRPVKTELLKPMLRRDLLKENIDGEAIEWAISRQMETSAGKRIILVLSDGVPADDSTLLANDRDFLNRHLSEVIARTQQEGAIELVGVGIGFAASQFYSNSVIVKDVGDLGITVIDTLSRVIRG comes from the coding sequence ATGTCGTATTTTTTTAAGAAGCTAAGCGGATTTTTTATCTCGGGACAGGAAACAAAGAAGGTCGAACAAAATAATCTAGGATATCACGTCTTCACCCGAGAATTTGACGTTGTTGTGCATTCTTACGAGCTCGACTCGATTCTCGGCCGCTTGCCAGCCAACAAGAAAAATGACTACTTTGAAGCGTGGCACACGTTTGAGAACGCGCTGCAAAAGTGGAGAATAAAGGCGCATATTGCAGGCCTAGAGGCGTCGTGCGAAATCCGAGCCGAGAAATCCCCAGAAGCACTTGAGAATACCCTCGTCACCATTCTTGTTGATCACTCCGGATCAATGGCCGGTCAAAGCATTTTACTCACCGCTGCGACATGTGATGTCACGATGGATTTCCTCAGCTTATTGGGTGTCCAGTATGAAGTTCTAGGTTTCACAACAGTTGGCTGGAAGGGGGGAAAGTCCCGTGAACTTTGGGAACGGCAAAATAGGCCAGCAGCTCCGGGCAGACTCGCAGATACACTTCACATCATCTACAAATCTGCGAAATTACCGGGCCGACCCGTTAAAACCGAGTTACTTAAGCCGATGCTTCGTCGAGACCTCTTGAAGGAAAATATTGACGGCGAGGCGATCGAGTGGGCCATTTCCCGTCAGATGGAAACCTCTGCGGGCAAGCGGATTATACTGGTCCTCTCAGACGGCGTACCCGCGGATGACTCAACCCTTCTCGCCAACGATCGGGACTTTCTGAATCGGCATTTGAGTGAGGTTATTGCCCGAACTCAGCAAGAGGGTGCAATTGAGCTGGTGGGAGTCGGAATCGGATTTGCTGCGTCTCAGTTCTACAGCAACTCAGTTATCGTCAAAGACGTTGGTGATCTGGGTATAACCGTCATAGACACATTGAGCCGTGTAATACGAGGATGA
- a CDS encoding DUF2750 domain-containing protein: MSTAAAQAERFFSEVIAHGSVWSIQDGKGFPTSTNLDGQTAMPFWSLESKAQKVIDNVFAYSGFRTCRLELPEFVDRWLSGLERDGLYVGINWSGKRATGFDITPENVRIRIENSRFR, translated from the coding sequence ATGAGCACCGCAGCTGCACAAGCCGAGAGATTTTTTAGCGAGGTCATCGCACACGGAAGTGTTTGGTCGATTCAAGATGGTAAGGGGTTCCCTACATCGACGAATTTAGATGGCCAGACGGCAATGCCGTTTTGGTCTCTGGAAAGCAAGGCCCAAAAAGTCATAGACAATGTCTTTGCATATAGCGGCTTCCGAACCTGCCGCCTCGAGCTTCCAGAATTCGTGGATCGTTGGCTCTCCGGACTAGAAAGAGATGGGCTTTATGTTGGCATCAACTGGTCCGGCAAACGGGCGACTGGATTTGATATAACACCCGAGAATGTCCGAATACGAATAGAGAACAGTAGATTTCGTTGA
- a CDS encoding septal ring lytic transglycosylase RlpA family protein — MGIDISTAVRGLRWLAITMVCCSCAACTTTQAPNSKGYISEKVYGVKAGPRVAYGKKIPKGRGRYMVGKPYVVKGKRYYPKEEPNYDKKGVASWYGSAFRGRLTANGEIYDPDHLSAAHPTLPLPSYVRVTNLENGSSLIVRVNDRGPFHHGRIIDVSSKAADMLDLKHRGTGAVRVQYVDHARLAGHDMPYLMASYVKKSDRFPVVNPEPQIATGVMVAYQSLGDHLRSDGQSLWSTQTNFAGNTPSASYQTGTSAAAAFQTFEQFVMLPEIGHITFERPSEYALANGLGGDADVKYCLDENIDDGVRGMCEVQVLPLPGVNRNKRLTGVISIRRRRSCRRGHRWRGTQSFFPRVHKAPTLMTDLHCVPCHEPTGTVKLTFTRSIATNVWKRLTLSLPKNRRRVSAS, encoded by the coding sequence ATGGGTATCGATATAAGTACGGCTGTCAGAGGCCTGCGATGGCTGGCGATCACGATGGTCTGCTGCAGCTGTGCTGCCTGTACGACCACGCAAGCGCCGAACAGCAAAGGATATATTTCCGAAAAGGTATACGGCGTGAAGGCGGGTCCGCGGGTCGCCTACGGCAAGAAAATTCCCAAGGGCCGTGGCCGCTATATGGTCGGCAAGCCCTATGTGGTGAAAGGCAAGCGCTATTATCCGAAGGAAGAGCCGAACTACGACAAGAAGGGCGTCGCTTCCTGGTACGGCTCGGCGTTTCGCGGGCGCCTGACCGCAAACGGCGAAATTTACGACCCGGATCACCTTTCTGCCGCGCATCCGACCCTTCCCCTGCCCAGCTATGTGCGGGTGACCAATCTTGAAAACGGTTCGTCGCTCATCGTGCGCGTCAACGATCGCGGTCCCTTTCATCACGGTCGCATCATCGACGTTTCCAGCAAGGCAGCCGACATGCTGGACCTGAAGCACCGTGGCACGGGCGCCGTTCGGGTGCAGTATGTGGACCACGCCCGCTTGGCCGGACACGATATGCCCTATCTCATGGCCTCCTACGTCAAGAAGAGTGATCGCTTCCCGGTCGTCAATCCGGAGCCTCAGATCGCAACCGGCGTGATGGTGGCCTATCAGTCGCTGGGCGACCATTTGCGGAGCGACGGTCAGTCTCTGTGGTCGACGCAGACGAACTTTGCCGGCAATACGCCAAGCGCCTCCTACCAGACAGGGACCAGCGCCGCGGCCGCGTTCCAGACATTCGAGCAATTCGTGATGTTGCCTGAGATCGGCCACATAACCTTTGAGCGGCCGTCCGAATACGCCCTGGCCAACGGCCTGGGCGGCGATGCAGATGTCAAATATTGCTTGGACGAGAATATTGATGACGGTGTGCGCGGCATGTGCGAGGTTCAAGTTCTCCCCCTGCCGGGTGTCAATCGCAATAAGCGTCTGACCGGCGTGATCTCCATAAGGCGGCGCCGGTCTTGCCGAAGGGGCCACCGCTGGCGCGGGACACAATCATTCTTCCCTAGAGTCCACAAAGCGCCTACGCTCATGACCGACCTTCACTGTGTGCCCTGTCATGAGCCGACGGGTACGGTCAAACTCACTTTCACCCGATCCATCGCCACGAACGTCTGGAAGCGTTTGACGTTGTCGTTGCCGAAGAACAGGCGCCGCGTAAGCGCTTCGTAG